From the genome of Glycine max cultivar Williams 82 chromosome 2, Glycine_max_v4.0, whole genome shotgun sequence, one region includes:
- the LOC100775579 gene encoding probable mediator of RNA polymerase II transcription subunit 26b isoform X2: protein MRMNKGSLDYWRNYFGAANSDIFGIIDHAIMVAASDCPKEFRLRRDGIAERLFSCRLSRCLGCERVELAVPVDDDDDGGGEGCKSGFDGDGDEFKFEAGASKESKVNSARDYPGEMNTNQVSNYSYGEAEALTDEIEKESQYVEEVFRIKDIFLNYEEESDSVLFDSLRRLQLMELTVDLLKATEIGKAVNPLRKHGSRDICQLARTLIDGWKQMVDEWVKDTTAIAEGTPDSVNPSVVDDEEGLPSPPMDEGALFAAPTGSMELSQFFDGMDDDGNPQHSGEFIKNHEHGRRPSLNSQNTAKRKPQASNEANIIAKDSKGQQAKKNEAAVRPNKSVIADSGPSRPPKSTMQKKGNIEPKMQQNIVKSAIPRNPHIHQLDKPKCSDDAAVHVKLEATKRKLQERYQQAEKAKRQRTVQVMELHDLPKQGIGHRNPHVKPGNHKRQWGHGRR, encoded by the exons ATGAGAATGAATAAAGGGTCACTTGATTACTGGAGGAATTACTTTGGAGCTGCGAACTCTGATATATTTGGCATCATTGACCATGCGATCATGGTGGCTGCTTCTGATTGCCCCAAGGAGTTCAGGTTGAGGAGGGATGGGATTGCAGAGAGGTTGTTTTCTTGCAGATTGAGTCGATGTTTGGGATGTGAGAGGGTGGAATTGGCTGTGCCagtggatgatgatgatgatggtggtggtgaaggTTGCAAGAGTGGCTTTGATGGGGATGGTGACGAGTTCAAGTTTGAAGCGGGTGCAAGTAAAGAGAGCAAGGTCAATAGTGCCAGAGATTATCCTGGAGAGATGAACACGAACCAAGTTAGCAATTACAGCTATGGGGAAGCTGAGGCATTGACTGATGAGATTGAAAAAGAGTCTCAATACGTTGAGGAGGTGTTCAGAATCAAGGATATTTTCCTTAACTACGAAGAAGAg TCTGATTCAGTGTTGTTTGATTCATTGAGGAGGCTTCAGCTGATGGAACTCACAGTGGATCTTCTGAAG GCAACTGAAATTGGAAAGGCTGTCAATCCTCTTCGAAAGCATGGATCAAGAGACATTTGTCAACTTGCACGGACTCTTATTGA TGGCTGGAAACAAATGGTGGATGAGTGGGTCAAGGATACCACAGCTATTGCAG AAGGTACTCCAGATTCAGTAAATCCATCTgttgttgatgatgaagaaggGCTTCCATCACCTCCTATGGATGAAGGGGCTTTATTTGCAGCTCCAACTGGTTCGATGGAACTCTCACAG TTCTTTGATGGCATGGATGATGATGGAA ATCCTCAACACAGTGGGGAATTCATCAAGAACCATGAACATGGAAGAAGACCATCTCTGAACAGTCAAAATACAGCAAAGAGGAAACCTCAGGCATCAAATGAGGCAAACATCATTGCCAAGGACAGTAAGGGTCAGCAAGCAAAGAAAAACGAGGCTGCTGTGAGACCAAATAAATCAGTAATCGCTGATTCTGGCCCTAGCAGACCACCTAAATCAACCATGCAGAAGAAAGGCAACATTGAACCAAAGATGCAACAAAATATCGTGAAGAGTGCTATCCCAAGAAATCCTCACATTCATCAGCTAGAT AAACCCAAGTGTTCAGACGATGCTGCTGTGCACGTAAAGTTAGAAGCCACTAAGAGAAAACTTCAGGAGCGTTATCAACAAGCTGAAAAGG CTAAGAGGCAGCGGACGGTACAGGTTATGGAGTTGCATGACCTCCCAAAGCAAGGGATTGGCCATCGAAATCCACATGTGAAACCCGGAAATCACAAGAGGCAATGGGGTCATGGACGAAGATAG
- the LOC100775579 gene encoding probable mediator of RNA polymerase II transcription subunit 26b isoform X1: MRMNKGSLDYWRNYFGAANSDIFGIIDHAIMVAASDCPKEFRLRRDGIAERLFSCRLSRCLGCERVELAVPVDDDDDGGGEGCKSGFDGDGDEFKFEAGASKESKVNSARDYPGEMNTNQVSNYSYGEAEALTDEIEKESQYVEEVFRIKDIFLNYEEESDSVLFDSLRRLQLMELTVDLLKATEIGKAVNPLRKHGSRDICQLARTLIDGWKQMVDEWVKDTTAIAGSEGTPDSVNPSVVDDEEGLPSPPMDEGALFAAPTGSMELSQFFDGMDDDGNPQHSGEFIKNHEHGRRPSLNSQNTAKRKPQASNEANIIAKDSKGQQAKKNEAAVRPNKSVIADSGPSRPPKSTMQKKGNIEPKMQQNIVKSAIPRNPHIHQLDKPKCSDDAAVHVKLEATKRKLQERYQQAEKAKRQRTVQVMELHDLPKQGIGHRNPHVKPGNHKRQWGHGRR; the protein is encoded by the exons ATGAGAATGAATAAAGGGTCACTTGATTACTGGAGGAATTACTTTGGAGCTGCGAACTCTGATATATTTGGCATCATTGACCATGCGATCATGGTGGCTGCTTCTGATTGCCCCAAGGAGTTCAGGTTGAGGAGGGATGGGATTGCAGAGAGGTTGTTTTCTTGCAGATTGAGTCGATGTTTGGGATGTGAGAGGGTGGAATTGGCTGTGCCagtggatgatgatgatgatggtggtggtgaaggTTGCAAGAGTGGCTTTGATGGGGATGGTGACGAGTTCAAGTTTGAAGCGGGTGCAAGTAAAGAGAGCAAGGTCAATAGTGCCAGAGATTATCCTGGAGAGATGAACACGAACCAAGTTAGCAATTACAGCTATGGGGAAGCTGAGGCATTGACTGATGAGATTGAAAAAGAGTCTCAATACGTTGAGGAGGTGTTCAGAATCAAGGATATTTTCCTTAACTACGAAGAAGAg TCTGATTCAGTGTTGTTTGATTCATTGAGGAGGCTTCAGCTGATGGAACTCACAGTGGATCTTCTGAAG GCAACTGAAATTGGAAAGGCTGTCAATCCTCTTCGAAAGCATGGATCAAGAGACATTTGTCAACTTGCACGGACTCTTATTGA TGGCTGGAAACAAATGGTGGATGAGTGGGTCAAGGATACCACAGCTATTGCAG GTTCAGAAGGTACTCCAGATTCAGTAAATCCATCTgttgttgatgatgaagaaggGCTTCCATCACCTCCTATGGATGAAGGGGCTTTATTTGCAGCTCCAACTGGTTCGATGGAACTCTCACAG TTCTTTGATGGCATGGATGATGATGGAA ATCCTCAACACAGTGGGGAATTCATCAAGAACCATGAACATGGAAGAAGACCATCTCTGAACAGTCAAAATACAGCAAAGAGGAAACCTCAGGCATCAAATGAGGCAAACATCATTGCCAAGGACAGTAAGGGTCAGCAAGCAAAGAAAAACGAGGCTGCTGTGAGACCAAATAAATCAGTAATCGCTGATTCTGGCCCTAGCAGACCACCTAAATCAACCATGCAGAAGAAAGGCAACATTGAACCAAAGATGCAACAAAATATCGTGAAGAGTGCTATCCCAAGAAATCCTCACATTCATCAGCTAGAT AAACCCAAGTGTTCAGACGATGCTGCTGTGCACGTAAAGTTAGAAGCCACTAAGAGAAAACTTCAGGAGCGTTATCAACAAGCTGAAAAGG CTAAGAGGCAGCGGACGGTACAGGTTATGGAGTTGCATGACCTCCCAAAGCAAGGGATTGGCCATCGAAATCCACATGTGAAACCCGGAAATCACAAGAGGCAATGGGGTCATGGACGAAGATAG